A part of Miscanthus floridulus cultivar M001 chromosome 6, ASM1932011v1, whole genome shotgun sequence genomic DNA contains:
- the LOC136458429 gene encoding 17.9 kDa heat shock protein 2-like, which produces MASAAATHGVDPSYKWKWLEESDTYLLSLNDLPAGWKLEDLLVRVDGKRRLTITDRRKPTPGGKALRLNKTTFQLPKTANPDTITGCFVGGVLTLTVPKAKGQQQPAVTVATKEEAEPEPKAKAEPEREKELIDTAVAAFTLGVLFSHRLFSSRN; this is translated from the exons ATGGCGAGCGCGGCGGCGACCCACGGCGTGGACCCCTCCTATAAGTGGAAGTGGCTGGAGGAAAGCGACACTTACCTCCTGAGCCTCAACGACCTCCCTGCAG GCTGGAAGCTGGAGGACTTGTTGGTTCGCGTGGACGGCAAGCGCCGGCTCACCATCACCGACCGGCGCAAGCCCACGCCCGGCGGCAAGGCGCTGCGGCTCAACAAGACGACGTTCCAGCTGCCCAAGACGGCCAACCCCGACACCATAACCGGCTGCTTCGTCGGCGGTGTACTCACGCTCACCGTGCCCAAGGCCAAGGGGCAGCAACAGCCGGCAGTCACCGTCGCCACGAAGGAGGAGGCGGAGCCGGAGCCCAAGGCGAAGGCGGAGCCGGAGCGGGAGAAGGAGCTGATCGACACGGCCGTCGCCGCATTCACGCTCGGTGTCTTGTTCTCTCACAGGCTCTTCTCCAGCAGGaactaa
- the LOC136458430 gene encoding protein RESTRICTED TEV MOVEMENT 2-like — MASTQSPAAADNVDPVYEWLDDGASYLLRLDLPGFKTEDFRVHVDGEGRLTVIGHRKPTPGSDGKALRLHKTFQLPNTANLDTIKGRFDSNVLTLTVPKLPAGAAAPTPPPPPPQAKAEARVAGDKKPAADQEDKAAKVGQERTEVERTSLTARSKEEDVKKAKATAPPPSEKARGDHEQQDHQDGKARADHREKVAREAARRVEAARARVAEAKAKAERERKCEHWKDRAMEEGMKLAEAVNKNKEVIATAVAAFTLGVFVSTRLFSKN, encoded by the exons ATGGCGAGCACGCAATCCCCGGCGGCGGCCGACAACGTGGACCCCGTCTACGAGTGGCTCGACGACGGCGCCAGCTACCTCCTCCGCCTCGACCTCCCAG GGTTCAAGACGGAGGACTTTCGGGTGCACGTGGACGGCGAGGGCCGCCTCACCGTCATCGGCCACCGCAAGCCCACGCCCGGCAGCGACGGCAAGGCGCTGCGGCTCCACAAGACGTTCCAGCTGCCCAATACGGCCAACCTTGACACCATCAAAGGCCGCTTCGACAGCAACGTGCTCACGCTCACCGTACCCAAGCTGCCCGCAGGTGCTGCCGCCCccacaccgccaccgccgccaccgcaggCCAAGGCGGAGGCGCGAGTCGCCGGCGATAAGAAGCCAGCGGCTGATCAGGAGGACAAGGCTGCCAAGGTTGGCCAAGAGAGGACCGAGGTGGAGAGGACGAGCTTGACGGCGAGAAGCAAAGAGGAAGACGTGAAGAAGGCTAAGGCCACGGCGCCGCCACCGAGCGAGAAGGCGAGGGGAGACCATGAACAACAAGATCACCAGGATGGCAAGGCGAGGGCCGACCACAGGGAGAAGGTCGCCCGCGAGGCCGCGCGCAGGGTCGAGGCAGCGCGGGCGAGGGTGGCGGAGGCCAAGGCCAAGGCGGAGCGGGAGAGGAAGTGCGAGCACTGGAAGGACCGCGCCATGGAGGAGGGGATGAAGTTGGCGGAGGCCGTCAATAAGAACAAGGAGGTGATCGCCACGGCCGTCGCCGCCTTCACACTTGGCGTCTTCGTCTCCACTAGGCTCTTCTCCAAGAATTAA
- the LOC136458431 gene encoding outer plastidial membrane protein porin-like, producing MAPGLYTDIGKKTRDLLYKDYNTHQKFSLTTCSPHGVAITAAGTRKDESIFGELHTQIKNKKLTVDVKANSESDLLTTITVDEFGTPGLKSILSLVVPDQRSGKLELQYLHEYAGVNASIGLNPNPMVNLSGVFGSKALSVGVDVFDTATSNFTKYNAALSLTSPDLIASLHLNNHGDTLVASYYHLVKHHSGTAVGAELSHSVSRNESTLIFGSQHSLDPHTTVKARFNNYGMASALVQHEWRPKSFITITGEVDTKAIEKSTKVGLSLLLKH from the exons atggcACCCGGCCTCTACACCGACATCGGCAAGAAGACCAGAG ATCTGCTGTACAAGGACTACAACACGCACCAGAAGTTCTCCCTCACCACCTGCTCGCCCCATGGCGTC GCAATCACAGCTGCAGGAACAAGGAAAGATGAGTCCATCTTTGGTGAGCTTCACACCCAGATTAAGAACAAGAAATTGACAGTTGATGTCAAAGCGAACTCAGAATCAGAT CTGTTGACAACAATCACTGTTGATGAGTTTGGCACTCCAGGGCTCAAATCAATTCTCAGTTTGGTTGTTCCGGACCAGAGGTCAGGGAAG CTTGAACTCCAGTACCTACATGAATATGCTGGTGTGAATGCAAGCATCGGGCTTAATCCCAACCCTATGGTTAATCTTTCTGGTGTCTTTGGAAGCAAAGCACTCTCAGTTGGCGTTGATGTTTTTGATACGGCGACTAGCAATTTCACCAAGTACAATGCTGCCCTGAGCCTCACCAGTCCAGATCTTATTGCTTCCCTTCATTT GAATAACCATGGTGATACCCTGGTTGCGTCCTACTACCACTTGGTAAAGCATCATTCAGGCACTGCTGTTGGAGCTGAGCTGTCTCACAGCGTCTCAAGAAATGAGAGCACACTAATCTTTGGGTCTCAGCACTCACTTGATCCCCACACGACTGTCAAGGCACGCTTCAACAACTATGGCATGGCCAGTGCCCTTGTCCAGCATGAATGGCGTCCCAAGTCATTCATCACCATCACTGGTGAGGTCGACACCAAGGCAATTGAGAAGAGTACGAAAGTTGGCCTGTCCTTGTTGCTCAAGCACTGA
- the LOC136458432 gene encoding hypersensitive-induced response protein 1-like, with protein MGAGSSSSSIHSADLPQLLCCACVEQSTVAMEETCGRYDTVLQPGCHFMPWCVGRRVAGYLSLRVQQLDVRCETKSKDNVFVTVVASVQYRAIADKAYDAFYRLSNAREQIQSYVFDVIRASVPNMNLDQVFEQKNVVARAVEEELAKAMTMYGYEIVQTLIVDIEPDEVVKRAMNDINAAARLRVAAAERAEADKIQQVKRAEGEAESKYLAGVGVARQRQAIVEGLRRFVPDEKSVMDMVLATQYFDTIRDIGATSRAATVFIPHGPAAVHDVAAQVRDGVLQAAAYAPGAGTK; from the exons ATGGGCgcggggtcgtcgtcgtcgtcgatccacTCGGCGGACTTGCCGCAGCTGCTGTGCTGCGCGTGCGTGGAGCAGTCGACGGTGGCCATGGAGGAGACGTGCGGGCGGTACGACACGGTGCTGCAGCCGGGCTGCCACTTCATGCCCTGGTGCGTCGGCCGGAGGGTCGCCGGCTACCTCTCCCTCCGCGTGCAGCAGCTGGACGTCCGCTGCGAAACCAAGAGCAAGGACAACGTCTTCGTCACGGTGGTGGCATCCGTGCAGTACCGCGCCATCGCCGACAAGGCCTACGACGCCTTCTACCGACTCAGCAACGCCCGGGAGCAGATTCAGTCCTACGTCTTCGACG TGATCCGTGCGAGCGTGCCCAACATGAACCTGGACCAGGTGTTCGAGCAGAAGAACGTGGTGGCGCGGGCCGTGGAGGAGGAGCTGGCCAAGGCCATGACCATGTACGGCTACGAGATCGTGCAGACGCTCATCGTCGACATCGAGCCGGACGAGGTGGTGAAGCGCGCCATGAACGACATCAACGCCGCGGCGCGCCTgcgcgtggcggcggcggagcgcGCGGAGGCCGACAAGATACAGCAGGTGAAGCGCGCTGAGGGGGAGGCCGAGTCCAAGTACCTGGCCGGCGTGGGCGTCGCGCGCCAGCGGCAGGCCATCGTGGAGGGCCTGCGCCGGTTCGTGCCCGACGAGAAGTCCGTCATGGACATGGTCCTCGCCACGCAGTACTTCGACACCATCAGGGACATCGGCGCGACGTCGCGCGCAGCCACCGTGTTCATCCCGCACGGTCCCGCCGCAGTCCACGATGTGGCTGCGCAGGTCCGCGACGGCGTGCTCCAGGCCGCGGCGTACGCTCCCGGCGCCGGAACCAAGTGA
- the LOC136456189 gene encoding hypersensitive-induced response protein 1-like, with amino-acid sequence MGAGSSSSSIHSADLPQLLCCACVEQSTVAMEETCGRYDTVLQPGCHFMPWCVGRRVAGYLSLRVQQLDVRCETKSKDNVFVTVVASVQYRAIADKAYDAFYRLSNAREQIQSYVFDVIRASVPNMKYSTSRCALVYIMPLFQII; translated from the exons ATGGGCgcggggtcgtcgtcgtcgtcgatccacTCGGCGGACTTGCCGCAGCTGCTGTGCTGCGCGTGCGTGGAGCAGTCGACGGTGGCCATGGAGGAGACGTGCGGGCGGTACGACACGGTGCTGCAGCCGGGCTGCCACTTCATGCCCTGGTGCGTCGGCCGGAGGGTCGCCGGCTACCTCTCCCTCCGCGTGCAGCAGCTGGACGTCCGCTGCGAAACCAAGAGCAAGGACAACGTCTTCGTCACGGTGGTGGCATCCGTGCAGTACCGCGCCATCGCCGACAAGGCCTACGACGCCTTCTACCGACTCAGCAACGCCCGGGAGCAGATTCAGTCCTACGTCTTCGACG TGATCCGTGCGAGCGTGCCCAACATGAAATACTCTACTTCGAGGTGTGCGTTAGTGTATATAATGCCTTTATTTCAAATTATATAA
- the LOC136456188 gene encoding probable leucine-rich repeat receptor-like protein kinase At1g68400, protein MSRRIPTMMASFPAVVFGGNVGLYSSPLPLCKDKAQQPNASTTVNASVARNCPPASTMVAVSLPLGKPAGSEVAGSGGGKGKMSRATVVAIVVGDFAVVGLVAGLLFCYFWSRLSGWQSGRRLQQGEKIVYSSSPYGATGVVAAAGAGGATFEHGKMVFLEDMSCSNGGTRWFELGELLRTSAEMLGKGGCGTAYRAMLDDSTVVTVKRLRDATVPATASKKGIEHHMAVLGCLHHPNIVPLNAYYYARDEKLLVYEYMPNGSLFSVLHGNWGPGRTPLEWAERLRIPAGVAHGLAYIHHSGRRGSGMPKLAHGNIKSTAWAQVPAAPARPLFFPFEQGSGAPASALMGT, encoded by the exons ATGTCCAGGAGGATTCCGACGATGATGGCGTCGTTCCCGGCCGTGGTGTTCGGCGGGAATGTCGGTCTCTACAGCTCACCGCTCCCGCTGTGCAAGGACAAGGCGCAACAGCCCAATGCGTCGACGACGGTGAACGCATCCGTGGCAAGGAACTGTCCTCCGGCTTCCACCATGGTGGCGGTGTCCTTGCCGTTAGGGAAGCCAGCGGGCTCCGAGGTggcaggcagcggcggcggcaaggggaaGATGAGTCGTGCCACCGTGGTGGCAATTGTGGTGGGGGATTTCGCTGTGGTGGGGCTGGTGGCCGGGCTGCTCTTCTGCTACTTCTGGTCGCGCCTCTCTGGGTGGCAGAGCGGCCGGCGCCTCCAGCAGGGGGAGAAGATAGTGTACTCCTCCAGCCCTTATGGCGCCACCGGTGTCGTCGCGGCGGCTGGTGCTGGTGGCGCGACGTTCGAGCATgggaagatggtgtttctagAGGACATGAGCTGCAGCAACGGTGGCACGAGGTGGTTCGAGCTGGGGGAGCTGCTGCGCACGTCCGCGGAGATGCTGGGGAAGGGCGGGTGCGGCACGGCGTACAGGGCCATGCTCGACGACAGCACCGTGGTGACCGTGAAGCGGCTGCGTGACGCCACGGTGCCGGCGACCGCGTCCAAGAAGGGCATCGAGCACCACATGGCCGTGTTGGGCTGCCTCCACCACCCCAACATCGTGCCCCTCAATGCCTACTACTACGCCCGCGACGAGAAGCTACTGGTGTACGAGTACATGCCCAATGGCAGCCTCTTCTCCGTCCTCCATG GGAACTGGGGCCCTGGGCGCACGCCGCTGGAGTGGGCGGAGCGCCTGCGCATTCCGGCCGGTGTTGCGCACGGGCTAGCCTACATCCACCACTCAGGCCGTCGGGGCAGCGGCATGCCAAAGCTGGCGCACGGCAACATCAAGAGCACTGCCTGGGCGCAGGTCCCGGcggcgcccgcccgcccgctGTTCTTCCCTTTCGAGCAAGGCTCAGGGGCGCCCGCTTCTGCTCTTATGGGCACGTGA